In Candidatus Methylomirabilota bacterium, a single window of DNA contains:
- a CDS encoding ABC transporter substrate-binding protein: MEQPRLGGKVNRRRFLKTAAGTTAGAALAAWSLKRPAAAGAAVRSDRARAAEPNPKRGGVLKWAGPAEVAHFDVHQGAFRFVLGQMHNNLVRFNPADGLKTIIPDLAESWRGSPDGKTYTFRLRDGVKFHDGTPFSSADVVATFSRIIFPPAGMASIYKDQFAAVEKVEAVDRLTVKFTLKEPRPYFLELFTPSSMIIYSKKALDENNQDLRKVIAPGTGAFMFKERKVAEKWVMVRNPNYWDPEIPYLDGLELLHIPAWTDRGTAVLTGQADYSPNVSLETHQEGLKRKDIVGTVRYPGEFNSYQVHINNERKPFTDPRVRRAINLAVSRQNLIKAFGTQEPIMLTRWMTHASEFASPMKELEGLPGYRADKAADIAEAKKLMAAAGMPDGVKGVDLVSASVAPHAEILAPAFQEELRRTLGIETKIRVMERALLIEELKKGTFDMMVHTEYRSPISDPGPGWEMCLKTGGSLNFSRYANPEFDQLLKQINSETDRSKRKRLFARGMALLDQTAPLYLIGFTDHLPMWRTSVKGHASDARVFSELGRVDTFWLDR; the protein is encoded by the coding sequence ATGGAACAGCCCCGTCTCGGCGGGAAAGTGAACCGCAGGCGTTTCCTCAAGACTGCGGCCGGCACGACCGCGGGCGCCGCGCTGGCCGCGTGGTCGCTGAAGCGTCCAGCGGCCGCGGGGGCGGCGGTCCGCTCTGACCGGGCCCGCGCCGCCGAGCCGAACCCGAAGCGGGGGGGCGTGCTCAAGTGGGCCGGTCCCGCGGAGGTGGCGCACTTCGACGTGCACCAGGGGGCGTTCCGGTTCGTGCTGGGCCAGATGCACAACAACCTGGTGCGGTTCAATCCGGCCGACGGGCTCAAGACCATCATCCCCGACCTCGCCGAGAGCTGGAGGGGTTCCCCGGACGGCAAGACGTACACCTTCCGCCTCCGGGACGGAGTGAAGTTCCACGACGGGACGCCGTTCAGCTCGGCCGACGTGGTGGCCACGTTCTCCCGCATCATCTTCCCGCCCGCCGGAATGGCCAGCATCTACAAGGATCAGTTCGCGGCGGTCGAGAAGGTGGAAGCCGTCGACCGCCTCACGGTGAAGTTCACCCTCAAGGAGCCCCGGCCGTACTTCCTCGAGCTGTTCACCCCGTCGTCGATGATCATCTACTCCAAGAAGGCTCTGGACGAGAACAACCAGGATCTCCGCAAGGTCATCGCCCCCGGCACCGGCGCTTTCATGTTCAAGGAGCGAAAGGTGGCCGAGAAGTGGGTGATGGTGCGGAATCCCAACTACTGGGATCCCGAGATTCCCTATCTGGACGGGCTGGAGCTGCTGCACATCCCGGCGTGGACGGACCGGGGCACCGCGGTGCTCACCGGGCAGGCGGACTACTCCCCGAACGTCTCGCTCGAGACGCACCAGGAGGGGCTCAAGCGCAAGGACATCGTGGGGACGGTCCGGTATCCGGGCGAGTTCAACTCCTATCAGGTGCACATCAACAACGAGCGCAAGCCGTTCACCGATCCCCGCGTGCGGCGCGCCATCAACCTGGCCGTCAGCCGTCAGAACCTCATCAAGGCGTTCGGCACCCAGGAGCCGATCATGCTCACCAGGTGGATGACTCACGCCAGCGAGTTCGCCAGCCCGATGAAGGAGCTGGAGGGTCTTCCCGGGTACCGCGCGGACAAGGCGGCCGACATCGCGGAGGCCAAGAAGCTGATGGCCGCCGCCGGCATGCCCGACGGCGTCAAGGGGGTTGACCTCGTATCGGCGTCCGTGGCGCCCCATGCCGAGATCCTGGCCCCGGCCTTCCAGGAAGAGCTCCGGCGCACGCTGGGCATCGAGACCAAGATCCGGGTAATGGAGCGCGCACTCCTCATCGAAGAGCTGAAGAAGGGCACCTTCGACATGATGGTGCACACGGAGTATCGCTCGCCCATCTCGGATCCGGGACCGGGCTGGGAGATGTGCCTGAAGACGGGCGGGTCCTTGAACTTCTCCCGCTACGCCAACCCCGAGTTCGACCAACTCCTGAAGCAGATCAACAGCGAGACGGATCGCTCCAAACGCAAGCGGCTCTTCGCGCGGGGGATGGCGCTCCTCGATCAGACGGCGCCGCTCTACCTCATCGGGTTCACGGACCATCTGCCCATGTGGAGGACCTCCGTCAAGGGCCACGCCAGCGACGCCCGCGTCTTCTCGGAGCTCGGACGCGTCGACACGTTCTGGCTTGACCGGTAG
- a CDS encoding carboxymuconolactone decarboxylase family protein, with product MSDGRFTTLTAETMTAEQKRVAEAIQSGPRGAGLRGPFNALLRSPELCDLVQRVGAFVRFGSSIPSRLNELAIIMAGRKWTAQYEFYAHRRLALEAGLKPAIADAIAAGTRPPGMAEDETIVYDFVSELLATGQVSDAAFQRVNAAFGERGVVDLVGAVGYYSLVSMVLNIARVPLPAGVEPPLK from the coding sequence ATGAGCGATGGACGATTCACGACGTTGACCGCCGAGACGATGACGGCGGAGCAGAAGCGCGTGGCGGAGGCCATCCAGTCGGGCCCGCGCGGCGCCGGCCTCCGCGGGCCGTTCAATGCGCTCCTGCGGAGCCCGGAGCTGTGCGACCTCGTCCAGCGGGTGGGGGCGTTCGTGCGGTTCGGCAGCTCGATCCCGTCGCGGCTCAACGAGCTGGCGATCATCATGGCTGGCCGCAAGTGGACGGCGCAGTACGAGTTCTACGCGCACCGCCGCCTGGCCCTCGAAGCCGGGCTGAAGCCCGCCATCGCCGACGCCATCGCCGCCGGCACGCGTCCCCCCGGCATGGCGGAGGACGAGACGATCGTTTACGACTTCGTCTCCGAGCTGCTCGCGACCGGCCAGGTCTCGGACGCGGCCTTTCAGCGGGTGAACGCCGCCTTCGGCGAGCGAGGCGTGGTCGACCTGGTGGGCGCGGTAGGCTACTACAGCCTGGTGTCGATGGTGCTGAACATCGCGCGCGTTCCGCTGCCCGCCGGCGTGGAGCCCCCGCTGAAGTAG
- a CDS encoding cytochrome P450, giving the protein MSTVPTPTTALTLDEINPASFDFWLRDDVEGALAKLRHERPVAWHEHPDSGQGFWSITRYDDVAAATRDWETFSSAYGIQVMIDPGDMQYMGAIRSMISTDPPKHTKLRGVVNRGFTPKMIAKAEDAVRERARRIVDAIAPKGEAEFVTEVADALPVAIICDMMGVPEGDRAKLLDLTNRLLAGGDKAFGGTRESLLQAAGELREYGLWLGKKRLEHPENDLTTVLVHAEVDGEAMPPEDLGPFFLLLIAAGNETTRTAVSQGMWAFTRFPHEKRKWLADLDGLSASAVEEIIRWASPVMHMRRTVTCDTTFAGVAMQRNQKIAMWYISANRDEKYFADPYRFDIARTPNEQGAFGTGGAHFCLGSHLARREVTAMFVELFRRLPDIEATAEPEKLRSNFIRGIKRLPVAFKPA; this is encoded by the coding sequence ATGAGCACCGTTCCCACGCCGACGACCGCCCTGACGCTGGATGAGATCAATCCGGCCAGCTTCGACTTCTGGCTGCGCGACGACGTGGAAGGCGCGCTGGCCAAGCTTCGGCACGAGCGGCCGGTCGCCTGGCACGAGCACCCGGACTCCGGCCAGGGCTTCTGGTCGATCACCCGCTACGACGACGTCGCCGCCGCCACCCGTGACTGGGAGACGTTCAGCTCCGCATACGGGATCCAGGTGATGATCGATCCCGGGGACATGCAGTACATGGGCGCCATCCGCTCGATGATCTCCACCGATCCCCCGAAGCACACCAAGCTCCGGGGCGTGGTGAACCGTGGCTTCACCCCGAAGATGATCGCGAAGGCGGAAGACGCGGTCCGCGAGCGCGCCCGGCGGATCGTCGACGCGATCGCCCCGAAGGGCGAGGCGGAGTTCGTCACCGAGGTCGCCGACGCGCTGCCCGTCGCCATCATCTGCGACATGATGGGCGTGCCGGAGGGCGACCGGGCGAAGCTTCTGGACCTGACCAACCGGCTCCTGGCCGGCGGCGACAAGGCGTTCGGGGGCACGCGCGAGTCCCTCCTGCAGGCGGCGGGCGAGCTGCGCGAGTACGGGCTCTGGCTCGGCAAGAAGCGCCTCGAGCATCCGGAGAATGACCTGACGACCGTGCTCGTGCACGCCGAGGTCGACGGCGAGGCGATGCCGCCAGAGGACCTCGGGCCGTTCTTTCTCCTGCTCATCGCCGCGGGCAACGAGACCACGCGCACGGCCGTCAGTCAGGGCATGTGGGCCTTCACGCGATTCCCACACGAGAAGCGGAAGTGGCTGGCCGACCTCGACGGGCTCAGCGCGTCGGCCGTCGAGGAGATCATCCGGTGGGCGAGCCCGGTGATGCACATGCGGCGGACCGTCACGTGCGACACGACGTTCGCCGGCGTCGCGATGCAGAGGAACCAGAAGATCGCCATGTGGTACATCTCCGCCAACCGCGACGAGAAATACTTCGCCGACCCCTATCGCTTCGACATCGCGCGCACGCCGAACGAGCAAGGCGCATTCGGAACGGGCGGCGCCCACTTCTGCCTGGGCTCGCACCTGGCGCGTCGAGAGGTCACCGCGATGTTCGTCGAGCTGTTCCGCCGGTTGCCGGATATCGAGGCCACCGCGGAGCCGGAGAAGCTCCGCTCGAACTTCATCCGCGGCATCAAGCGGTTGCCCGTGGCGTTCAAGCCGGCCTGA
- a CDS encoding ferredoxin produces the protein MRVVVNRTLCESNAVCARLVPEVFVVDDDDQLQIKQEAPPEALRERVAHAVRRCPKLALSIVED, from the coding sequence ATGCGAGTGGTCGTGAACCGAACGCTTTGCGAGAGCAACGCCGTGTGCGCGCGGCTGGTGCCGGAAGTCTTCGTGGTGGACGACGACGACCAGCTACAGATCAAGCAGGAGGCACCGCCGGAGGCGTTGCGGGAGCGCGTGGCGCACGCGGTGCGGCGCTGCCCGAAGCTGGCGTTGTCGATCGTGGAGGACTGA
- a CDS encoding phage holin family protein, giving the protein MGFLIRVLVYALAIIFAASILPGIQVDSFVSALGAGLVLGLINAFVRPVLLILTLPITLLTLGLFLLVLNAFCFWLVASLVKGFHVASFGSALLGSIVVTVVSWILTALISDSGKVVVITKRT; this is encoded by the coding sequence ATGGGATTTCTGATCCGAGTCCTGGTTTATGCGCTCGCCATCATCTTCGCGGCCTCCATCCTTCCCGGCATCCAGGTGGACAGCTTCGTCTCGGCGCTGGGCGCGGGCCTGGTCCTGGGGCTGATCAATGCCTTCGTGCGCCCGGTATTGCTCATCCTCACCCTGCCCATCACCCTGCTCACCCTCGGTCTCTTCCTGCTCGTCCTCAACGCCTTCTGCTTCTGGCTGGTGGCGAGCCTGGTCAAGGGCTTTCACGTGGCGAGCTTCGGCTCCGCCCTCCTCGGCTCCATCGTGGTCACCGTGGTCAGCTGGATCCTCACCGCCCTCATCAGCGACAGCGGCAAAGTCGTAGTCATCACCAAACGCACGTAG
- a CDS encoding thioredoxin domain-containing protein yields the protein MPRHYRRLRPLSAARLPSPRPLMVPALLVVSLLFVLSLVCSAQPAGLTIDPALIRGPAEAPITIVEFGDFQCPLCKRTQPVLDQLLKEYRGKVRLVFKNFPLASHPGARPTAEAARCAAARGVFWEYHDLLYLPGTDFSRDALVGYAGRLALDRDAFAACLDARQFRDQIDADVREGHALGIPGTPTFLINGKPLVGAQPIEAFREAIAEALQDVGRK from the coding sequence ATGCCCCGTCATTATAGGCGACTCCGGCCGCTGTCTGCGGCCCGCTTGCCCTCGCCCAGGCCGCTCATGGTCCCCGCGCTGCTCGTGGTGTCCCTGCTCTTCGTCTTGTCGTTGGTCTGCTCCGCCCAGCCGGCCGGCCTCACCATCGATCCCGCCCTCATCCGCGGCCCGGCCGAGGCGCCCATCACCATCGTCGAGTTCGGCGACTTCCAGTGCCCGCTCTGCAAGCGCACGCAACCGGTGCTGGACCAGCTCCTGAAGGAATACCGGGGCAAGGTGCGGCTCGTCTTCAAGAACTTCCCATTGGCCTCGCACCCCGGCGCCCGCCCCACCGCCGAAGCGGCGCGCTGCGCGGCGGCTCGTGGCGTGTTCTGGGAATACCACGACCTGCTCTACCTCCCCGGCACCGACTTCTCGCGGGACGCCCTCGTCGGCTATGCGGGACGCCTGGCTCTCGACCGCGACGCCTTCGCCGCCTGTCTGGACGCGCGACAGTTTCGCGATCAGATCGACGCGGATGTGCGGGAAGGCCATGCCCTCGGCATACCCGGCACCCCGACCTTTCTGATCAACGGCAAGCCGCTAGTGGGCGCTCAACCCATCGAGGCTTTTCGCGAGGCCATCGCGGAAGCCCTGCAGGACGTCGGTCGCAAGTGA
- a CDS encoding cupin domain-containing protein, protein MTTPPVSSFVEAEKVPWVERRPGVFWKTLWEDADGRHKAVLMRYEKGAVIPRHRHLGDEQIWVLEGAVADETGVCTAGNYARRPPGCVHTVTSPTGALVLAVISGPTEPV, encoded by the coding sequence ATGACGACACCCCCAGTGAGCAGCTTCGTCGAGGCCGAGAAGGTCCCGTGGGTGGAGCGACGTCCGGGCGTCTTCTGGAAGACGCTCTGGGAGGATGCCGACGGGCGCCACAAGGCCGTGCTCATGCGCTATGAGAAGGGCGCGGTGATTCCGCGTCATCGCCATCTCGGCGACGAGCAGATCTGGGTCCTCGAGGGCGCGGTGGCGGACGAGACGGGCGTCTGCACGGCGGGGAACTATGCGCGGCGGCCGCCCGGCTGCGTCCACACCGTCACGAGCCCTACCGGTGCCCTGGTTCTCGCCGTGATCTCCGGCCCCACCGAGCCCGTGTAG